From one Microbacter margulisiae genomic stretch:
- a CDS encoding TatD family hydrolase, whose translation MNNNNLRIVQLLPEELEKYLIPDHNRLYSIGIHPCQIERNYRQEMEILRRYATSPLVAAIGEAGLDKTCRTGFVLQQELFYEEALLAAYVRKPLIIHCVKAWQEIIALHKTLRPSIPWIIHGFRGKPELAHSLLREGFYLSFGEKFNPASVVLTPSNRLCIETDESDLSIDAIYRHIAFVRQVLVTQLLEKTSHPFRVLCPDSATLYIDTHTHSNN comes from the coding sequence TTCAGCTGTTGCCTGAGGAATTGGAAAAGTATCTTATTCCTGATCACAACCGCTTGTACTCAATAGGAATCCATCCATGCCAGATCGAGCGTAACTATCGGCAGGAAATGGAAATACTGCGGAGATATGCTACTTCTCCTCTGGTGGCGGCAATCGGCGAAGCAGGACTTGACAAGACTTGCCGCACGGGGTTTGTTTTGCAGCAGGAATTGTTTTACGAAGAGGCATTACTTGCTGCATATGTCAGGAAACCTCTAATCATCCATTGCGTGAAAGCCTGGCAAGAGATTATTGCTTTACATAAAACATTACGTCCTTCTATCCCCTGGATTATTCATGGTTTCAGGGGAAAGCCGGAACTGGCGCACTCATTGCTACGAGAAGGATTTTATCTTTCGTTCGGGGAGAAATTCAATCCTGCGTCTGTGGTATTAACTCCATCCAACCGTCTTTGTATCGAAACCGACGAGAGCGATCTATCCATTGATGCCATTTACCGGCATATTGCTTTTGTAAGGCAGGTTCTGGTAACACAGTTGCTCGAAAAGACGAGCCATCCATTCCGTGTTTTGTGTCCTGATTCTGCGACTCTCTATATTGATACGCATACACATTCAAATAACTGA